Proteins encoded in a region of the Canis lupus dingo isolate Sandy chromosome 17, ASM325472v2, whole genome shotgun sequence genome:
- the LOC112664279 gene encoding regenerating islet-derived protein 3-gamma-like → MMLPPMALPSMSWMLLSCLMVLSQVRGEDSQKDVPAPRITCPKGSKAYASHCYALFMTPKSWMDADMACQKRPSGHLVSVLSGSEASFVASLVKNSVNSYSYVWMGLHDPTEGYEPNADGWEWSSADILNYSAWEKNPSTIANPGYCGSLSRSTGYLKWKDYNCATKLPYICKFKD, encoded by the exons ATGATGCTGCCTCCCATGGCCCTCCCCAGCATGTCCTGGATGCTGCTCTCCTGCCTGATGGTCCTGTCTCAGGTCCGAG GTGAAGACTCCCAGAAGGACGTGCCTGCCCCACGGATCACGTGTCCCAAAGGCTCCAAGGCCTATGCCTCCCACTGCTATGCCTTGTTTATGACCCCCAAATCCTGGATGGATGCTGAT ATGGCCTGCCAGAAGAGGCCCTCGGGACACCTTgtgtctgtgctcagtgggagtgAGGCATCCTTTGTGGCCTCCCTGGTCAAGAACAGTGTGAACAGCTACTCATATGTCTGGATGGGGCTCCATGACCCCACAGAG GGCTATGAGCCCAATGCAGATGGTTGGGAGTGGAGTAGTGCTGATATTCTGAATTACTCTGCCTGGGAGAAAAACCCCTCCACCATTGCAAACCCTGGCTATTGTGGGAGCCTGTCAAGAAGCACAG GATACCTGAAATGGAAAGATTATAACTGTGCTACGAAGCTACCCTATATCTGCAAGTTCAAGGACTAG